The DNA window TTTTCCATCACTCAACGCGCCACCGCTGACAGGTTCATTACTCATGGCAGTGGCAGGAATTGCATGGGGGGGCTATTCCTTACGCGGGCGTGGGGTACATCATCCAATTACCGCAACAACTAAAAACTTTATTGGTACATTACCGCTTGCTTTACTCATTAGCCTATTGATGTGGCAAAGTGCGCATTATTCACTACAAGGCATCATCCTTGCGATTTTATCGGGAGCTTTAGCGTCTGGTGTTGGTTACGCCATTTGGTACACCGCGTTAACGGGATTAACTGCCACCCGTGCAGCGACGGTGCAATTGTCTGTCCCGATTATTGCCGCTTTAGCGGGCGTTATTTTCTTAGGGGAAATCTTAAGTTTACACTTGATTATTGCGAGTTTTTTAATTCTGGGCGGGATTGGTTTAGCGGTGTTTGCACGGAAGTTATAAAAGTTTAAAGGACTGGCAGTTCT is part of the Beggiatoa alba B18LD genome and encodes:
- a CDS encoding DMT family transporter, yielding MMETPALHAKKILFYTLLALFAFAANSLFCRMALGKALIDGTSFTLIRLLSGSITLVVITLLFKKSTWQSVPMDYRAAGFLFLYAITFSFAYGYLSTGTGALILFGSVQATMIGVALWRGERPHPIEWVGLILALTGLVYLVFPSLNAPPLTGSLLMAVAGIAWGGYSLRGRGVHHPITATTKNFIGTLPLALLISLLMWQSAHYSLQGIILAILSGALASGVGYAIWYTALTGLTATRAATVQLSVPIIAALAGVIFLGEILSLHLIIASFLILGGIGLAVFARKL